One window of Henckelia pumila isolate YLH828 unplaced genomic scaffold, ASM3356847v2 CTG_525:::fragment_3, whole genome shotgun sequence genomic DNA carries:
- the LOC140872986 gene encoding pyrophosphate-energized vacuolar membrane proton pump, translating into MGETTLLPPFATEIIIPLCALVGIVFALFQWLLVSKVKLSADKSSSADSKNGFNEALIEEEEGANEHSVVRKCAEIQAAISEGATSFLFTEYKYVGIFMVAFAVLVFLFLGSVKGFSTKSQACTFDSTKLCKPALATAVFSTISFLLGGLTSLVSGFLGMKIATYANARTTLEARKGVGKAFIVAFRSGAVMGFLLAANGLLVLYILINLFKLYYGDDWEGLFEAITGYGLGGSSMALFGRVGGGIYTKAADVGADLVGKVERNIPEDDPRNPAVIADNVGDNVGDIAGMGSDLFGSYAESSCAALVVASISSFGINHDFTAMLYPLLVSSVGILVCLLTTLFATDFFEVKAVNEIEPALKKQLIISTVFMTVGIAIVSFIALPSSFTIFNFGTQKDVKSWQLFLCVAVGLWAGLIIGFVTEYYTSNAYSPVQDVADSCRTGAATNVIFGLALGYKSVIIPIFAIAVSIFVSFTFAAMYGIAVAALGMLSTIATGLAIDAYGPISDNAGGIAEMAGMSHRIRERTDALDAAGNTTAAIGKGFAIGSAALVSLALFGAFVSRASISTVDVLTPKVFIGLIVGAMLPYWFSAMTMKSVGSAALKMVEEVRRQFNSIPGLMEGTAKPDYATCVKISTDASIREMIPPGALVMLTPLIVGIFFGVETLSGVLAGSLVSGVQIAISASNTGGAWDNAKKYIEAGASEHARTLGPKGSDSHKAAVIGDTVGDPLKDTSGPSLNILIKLMAVESLVFAPFFATHGGLLFKIF; encoded by the exons ATGGGCGAGACGACGTTGCTTCCCCCTTTCGCCACCGAGATCATCATCCCCCTCTGCGCGCTCGTGGGCATCGTCTTCGCCCTCTTCCAATGGCTGCTGGTTTCCAAGGTAAAGCTTTCAGCCGACAAATCTAGCTCCGCCGACAGCAAAAATGGGTTTAACGAAGCTCTCATAGAGGAGGAAGAAGGCGCCAATGAGCATTCTGTTGTTCGGAAATGCGCCGAAATCCAAGCGGCCATCTCCGAAG GTGCAACATCATTTCTGTTTACGGAGTACAAGTATGTTGGCATCTTCATGGTTGCTTTTGCCGTATTGGTCTTCCTTTTCCTCGGTTCTGTGAAAGGATTCAGTACAAAGAGCCAAGCATGTACGTTTGACAGTACCAAACTGTGCAAGCCCGCTCTAGCTACAGCTGTCTTTAGTACCATATCATTTCTTCTTGGTGGCCTCACATCTTTGGTTTCTGGATTTCTTGGAATGAAAATTGCCACCTATGCCAATGCCCGGACTACATTAGAGGCTAGGAAGGGTGTTGGAAAGGCTTTCATAGTTGCATTTAGGTCTGGTGCAGTCATGGGTTTCCTCCTTGCCGCAAATGGCCTTTTAGTTTTGTATATTCTCATCAACCTTTTCAAGTTATACTATGGCGATGACTGGGAAGGCCTGTTTGAGGCAATAACCGGTTATGGACTTGGGGGATCTTCCATGGCTCTCTTTGGCAGAGTTGGTGGAGGTATCTACACAAAAGCTGCCGATGTAGGGGCCGATCTCGTGGGCAAAGTAGAAAGGAACATTCCAGAGGATGACCCTAGGAATCCTGCT GTCATTGCAGACAATGTTGGAGACAATGTAGGGGATATTGCTGGTATGGGATCTGATCTATTCGGTTCATACGCAGAATCCTCCTGTGCGGCCCTTGTCGTTGCTTCAATCTCATCTTTTGGGATCAATCATGACTTTACTGCTATGTTATATCCTCTTTTGGTCAGCTCCGTTGGAATTCTTGTTTGTTTGTTGACCACCTTGTTTGCAACTGACTTCTTTGAAGTTAAGGCTGTCAACGAAATTGAGCCtgcattgaagaagcaacttatTATCTCAACAGTATTCATGACAGTTGGAATTGCTATTGTCAGTTTCATTGCCCTTCCGTCCTCCTTCACGATATTTAATTTCGGAACCCAAAAAGATGTCAAAAGCTG GCAATTGTTCTTATGTGTTGCTGTTGGTTTGTGGGCTGGTCTGATCATTGGATTTGTCACAGAGTACTATACAAGCAATGCTTATAG TCCTGTGCAAGATGTTGCTGATTCTTGCCGCACTGGAGCAGCCACCAATGTCATTTTTGGCCTTGCATTGGGATACAAATCAGTTATTATTCCAATTTTTGCCATAGCAGTCAGCATTTTTGTCAGTTTTACCTTTGCTGCAATGTACGGCATTGCAGTGGCCGCCCTTGGAATGCTTAGCACCATAGCAACTGGTCTGGCTATTGATGCATATGGCCCCATTAGTGACAATGCTGGTGGTATTGCTGAGATGGCAGGCATGAGCCATAGAATTCGAGAAAGAACTGATGCCCTTGATGCTGCAGGAAACACCACTGCAGCTATTGGAAAG GGATTTGCAATTGGGTCTGCTGCTCTTGTGTCTCTTGCGCTTTTTGGTGCATTTGTGAGCCGTGCTTCCATCTCAACTGTTGATGTTTTGACCCCAAAAGTTTTCATCGGTTTAATAGTTGGTGCTATGCTTCCTTACTGGTTCTCGGCAATGACGATGAAAAGTGTCGGCAGTGCTGCTCTGAAGATGGTTGAAGAAGTGCGTCGGCAATTTAATTCCATCCCTGGGCTTATGGAAGGCACTGCAAAGCCCGACTATGCAACTTGTGTTAAGATATCCACTGATGCATCTATCAGGGAAATGATCCCTCCTGGTGCTCTTGTCATGCTCACACCCCTTATTGTGGGTATTTTCTTTGGCGTGGAGACACTTTCTGGTGTTCTTGCTGGATCTCTTGTCTCCGGTGTTCAG ATCGCTATCTCTGCCTCCAACACCGGTGGTGCTTGGGATAACGCCAAGAAATACATCGAG GCTGGTGCTTCAGAGCATGCTCGAACTCTCGGTCCTAAAGGATCTGACTCACACAAGGCGGCTGTAATCGGGGATACAGTTGGCGATCCTCTGAAAGACACGTCTGGGCCCTCTTTGAACATTCTTATCAAGCTTATGGCCGTCGAATCGCTGGTATTCGCCCCCTTCTTTGCTACCCATGGTGGTTTGCTCTTCAAGATTTTCTGA